Sequence from the Salvelinus alpinus chromosome 27, SLU_Salpinus.1, whole genome shotgun sequence genome:
AATTCCTTGAGACAATTGCAGTGTCGGTGTAATGTTCAGAGTAGAGAATATTCACTGTATGAATGAacataaggcactgcatctcagtgcaagaggctgtccctggtccctggttcaaatccaggctgaatgacatccggccgtgatttggagtcccatagggcggcccagcgtcgtccgggtttagccggggtaggcagtcattgtaaataagaatttgttcttaacagacttgcctggttcaataaaagtaaaataatctTCCTTCACAACCTCTCCTTTCTCCATCTATTCTCCAAAGCCATCCTCTGCATTCACATCTTCCTCCAACCTCTGCCATCTTATCTATGTCTAGCCATTTCTCCTCTGTCTTTTGTGACATCTAGCCTCTCCTGCTTAGGGACTGTGTGCTTTCCCTCCCGCTGCTCCTTGTTACTGCCCTGTCCAGCCTCCTCCCATTCCGATTCCAATCCCACCTCTTCAGAGCTCTTCTCTACCCCCTCTAAGTTCTTTATTTTCCTCCTCTTTTACACTCATTTCTTATTTTACACAGTCATGCAACTTGTCACTGTCCTGTACAATTTCTTCCCTGAGATAATCATCCTCTTCACTCCACTTCTTCTTTCTCCTCTTCACTGTTTTCGTGCTCCTCCTTTTCCTCGCCAAAGTCACCCTCCTCCCTCAAAGCTGtatcctcttctttctcctccttcAGCACTCACCTCTTCCTCCACAACCACTCTCCAACCTCTGCCATCGCTCTGTCGTCCatctatttctctgtctctttcctgtTGCTCAGGGACTGTGTTTCCTGCTGTTTGTCACCATCTTCTCCAATATCCTCCTCCTTCACAACATTCTCCTCCTCCTTTACCACCTCTTCAAAAGGTCTCTTCTCCACTCACTTCTTCCTTTAAATATTCCTGTTTGCCACTTCATTGTTAATGCTCTCCTGAATACAGCACAGTGTTCTGGTCTTTAGACTGggctccctctcctttctcaacAGCACCATTCCTCAGGGTGACTGACATCTCTATACGCTGTGGCTCACATTCAGCTTCACTGTCTATCACCTCTGTTACATTCAGATCTAATACCAACCGGGGGTTTGACTCCAAGCCACTCGCTGTCGGCTCTAACCCCGATATTACTCCATAGAGCTTCCTTGTTCAGGTCCAGAACATAGCTATTACGCGTCCTCGCCTGAGACAGTGTGTCGACACCTTTCTCTGGGAGAAGTTGTCCTCGTCCACACAGAGCTCGCTGTACGTCTGCTCCTCAGCGGTCTTCTCCATCCAGATCCACACGTCCTTGTCAGCAGAGTGTAGATTGAGATTGAGCAAGCCATTTGACTCAGTGTCACTCACAGAGCTCCAAGTATCTTTACTCGGACCCAATGGGGCATTTGACCCCCTGGGAATCATAGTACTCCTGATACACTGATTCCAATCTCCCCTATGGTGCTTTGAGGGCCATGTTGTGAGAGAGTCATAATGGATACTGGATTGGGCAGACAAAATGTGTTCAGCCAGGGGAGAGGGGGTTATCTGGGTCTCCACTACAGGGCTGGAGGTCATCATCATCCATGGCAGTTGCTCCCTGGTCCTCTCCCAAACCAGAGACAGAATCCAGGTCTGGGCATCTGGTGGAATCAGAGGTCTGGTCAGGGTTGGGGACAGTGCTCTCTGCTGGGTTGAAGGTCTCTGGTGTTGGTTAGTATTGTCTCTGAACAGGATTAAGCTCATGTCAAAGTCAGATGCactgtcctattgaaaaacaaatataATAATTGAAAGAAGCCCTTATTATTGTATTTTATTAAGAGCCACTGTCTTGTCAAAGGCTTGTAAAGAATATTGCCCTATACATGTAAATGTTGGTGGTTGTTGGTAAAGCAACATTTGAAAGAATAGCGTAGTGTGGAACAATTAGACATGACATTCATCCAGTCCAGGGTTGTGTTCTAGGAACTGGGACAGGTTATGGACTGCTCATCTGGAGTAGTGTGTGTGACTACTCTATTAGCAAAAGGAAACAAGATATTACTAAGCAGATACTTGTGTCTActgatgatatacagtacattgtTGTGCAGCAAGAGCCACTGGGTTCATCTAGATGCTTGGTTTCCATCGTGTATTAACAAGAAGGGAGTTCACTCTGTAGGGTGTCAGTCTTATCGTCAGGCTCCAGTAGTGGTGGGATCCCCCAGGCCATGCCGTGCTATCCTGAAGGCTTCCTCTACATTCTCCCTGGACAGTGTGTCTCTCATGTCCACTAGGCCTGGATCTATCGACTTAACCAGAGCCAGGAAGGACAGGCCACTGCACCACAATAAATAAGGGATAGACCATTTGTTTACTGTGGGGAATGCACAACAACATAGGCTACTGTAACAACAAAAcaatgtacagtaggcctatatcagaACACCTCCAGTGAAACATGGCCAATATTAGACCACCAACACAGTAGGGCTGATGGATCCTTACCAGTTTACACCCTGTCAGTTCCTCCAGTAAAGCCATGAGGACCCTGAATGTCTGTGAACAGGTCCTCCATTTCCAGATAAAGGGCACACcgggagaaaaaatatatataaatgttttTTTGATCCACGTCTGATATCAATTTTTTCCCACTACAGTGGTCCTGAGTGACACACTCCTCAGCTCAtcaatgtcaaatataaaatgtcaGGACTACAACTGAAGAGGACTAGACAGTTGGTTAGTGTAGTTTCAGAGGGTGTGCCTCAACTTCAACCCTGTCCAAGTGCATATTTAGCTGCCTGGTGAAAGTCTTCTGGATAGCTTCCCCGTCACCTGAGAGATATGTTTGATGATGTGCCATTCTGCTGGCATTATCGCAGAGAAAGTTCACACTGAAATAAAAACGTGCATTGTTTTCATATGTGATGTTTTGAACACGACCGTGCCGTAAAGGGTGCAGAGTAGGaaaggacaggcaagccccacaGGTGATGGTGCAACACAGAAAAATATGAAATAAGGACAAATGTGAATGCATATCCATAACACAGTATATTAAAATACAATCTCAATTGAGAAAGTTAGATTTTATTGAATGCGATTGTTTCTCTTTCAACAGCATCtgataaaaaaaatatctgataGATTTCATCAAGCCAAGGACTGATAGGAAACTGATTGTTTGAGGAAAAAGATTTGGGAATCAACAAGGAGAGGTCTATTAAATTATTCAAATTAGCTTGAAGCACATTCAGTCGTGGATCACTTATTTCTCCAATAGATTCTTTGGTTTCAAAGAGATGTGCATTCGTCTGCCTTGCCATCAGGACGCTTGGAGATGTCAGACCCTAACGTGAAGAATATCCACATTTTACATTGCCATTATATATGTTCAGGCTGGACAGAACTAACAATGTCTAACAAAGTGGTGAAATAACGTGTTATTTAGTTCCACACCAGTTAAAAAAAACAAGTTGTGTCGTGTCAAACAGAGAATCTAACCTGAACACACTAGAACTCCTCTACGTTATAACCCCTCCTAGGGCGTAATCACAATTAACCTGAACCTGGTAATGTAGGCCTGTCATATACAATATCTATctacacacacaaaagtatgtggacacccattcaaatttgtggatacggctatttcagccacacccattgctgtcaggtatataaaaaaaattaattataagaatcgagcacacagccaggcAATCTCCGTAGACAAATATTGGCAATAGAATagcctcactgaagagctcagttactttcaacgtggcaccgtcataggatgccacttatccaacaagtcagttcataaaatgtctgccctgcaagagctgccccagtcaactgtaagtgctgttattgtgaagtggaaatgtctaggagcaacaacagctcaagcGCGTAAAATGATATagtctgtcttcggttgcaacactcactaccaaactGCCTATGGACACATCTGCAgaagaactgttagtcgggagcttcatgaaatgggtttccatggccgagcagccgcacacaagcccaagatcaccatgcacaatgccaagcgtcggctggagtggtgtaaagctcgccaccattggactctggagcaggggAAACGCGTTTTCTGGAGTGCTGATTCACGCTTCACCATGTCAGTCCAACAGACAAACCTGCATTTGGCGGATGCCGGGAAAACACCACATGCCCCAATGCGCAATGCCAACGTAAAAATTggcggaggaggaataatggtttgcgGTTGTTTTACATGTTTGGGCTAGACCcgttagttctagtgaagggaaatcgtaacgCTACTGCATACAAtgttgacattctagacgattctgtgtttccaactttctGGTAAGTAAGGCCTTTTCCTatttcagaatgacaatgcccctgtgcacaaggcgaggtccatacagaaattgtttgtcaagatcggtgtggaagaacttgactggcctccaCAGAGCCCTTACCGTAACCCCGTCGAACACCTTTggtatgaattggaacgctgacggcaagccaggcctaatcgcccaacagaGCCTGACCTCACGAATGCtcgtggctaaatggaagcaagtccctgtagAAATGTTtctacatctagtggaaagccttcctagaagagtggaggctgttaaagcagcgaGGGGACTAATAAGCTGTTTGacgagcatgtgtccacatacttttggtcatgcatTCAAACTTGTAGTAGACTATGTCTATACAAGAAACAAATGGTGGAGTTTACATGCAGATATATAGACCCTGCCTCTTGTTTGTTGAAAATCTCAAAAATGTTAATCAGAAACACAATGCAGAAGGCTGAAGGGAAATTAGCAAATGTTTATCTGAACAGAAACAGTTCTGATCTGGATTAACAGCTGAGGAACCTAAAACCACAGTATGTGGCTGCACAAATTATGCATATAAAATTAGACACTTGACGATTTCAGATGGCCTCAGAAAATGTACACAAAAAAAGTAAACTGAAGTCAATTCTGGAGGTAACTATTGAAAAATAAAAGGTTCCACGCCTACAGAGACATAGTCTGGTAGCAGCTTCAGAGGGTGGTTTGGGTCTTTATCCAGATTACAGAAGTATGGGAAAACTTTTCCATAGATGTGTGAACGTGTTCTCTGTTGACTGGGTAGGAGAAAGAGACTTCCACAGTCCAGCTGTACTCTGATCCTCATGCTTCACTGTGAGGGATCCCTAAAGGAGGACAGGAGAAATCGCTCTGAAACCCACCAtgatctacacacacagagaaaaagagagagcaggGTTTTTAAAAAGTAGGACAAAGAAGGTAATTGAATTCCAAAGCTGGGTCAGCCAACAGCTGGTGAGGGCCAAAGACTGGATCCCAACTTCACAGATACTAGTGATAGGATGTGGCAACTCGACAGTGCATGACAGGAAAATCTTCCCCTTGCATACAATGTCTGGTTACCGCACATGGCTTTTTCTTCCTGCTTCAAGAAAGGTGAGGGTACATGTGGTTCCGTCACCGCCGTGGAAAGCAGGGTTCTCCGTAGAGAATCTGTCCAAGGAACATCGCACGTGAAACTCCTGAACCTCCAGAAGTCACGCCTTAGCTTCCTTATTTTACTTTATGCAACCTTGTTTCGCCACAAGCAATTGTCCTTGCAAGAGTATATCACAAGGTTGCAAATGGCTGTGCATCTTTAGCATGTTACACGACCAGCAAGACACAGCCACAGGCCCTGGGGTAAGTATTAGTCCTAACTAATATTCAGGTAGGTAGTTCGCTCCCCGTTCCGTTTACTTCGGATTATGACATTTTATGCAACAGAATCGGCGCCCCAATACTTACATATAACTAGTTACctactcacacacaaacaaaccccaACATTTCCCATCAACTTGTGTTGTGAAAATATATAAAACACCGTTTTCATAGCAATACAATTAGTATAGCGCTACTCATACAATTGTACAAACCTGTGTCGAATGTATGCATGGTTTCCCTCTACAATCTTCGTTTAAACTATTCTGTTCTTACCGGAAGCGGAAGCCACTAATGACGTCGTATAACCGGAAGCTTATTTTCACATATTACGTTAAAACCTTTAAGAATTACAAATTGTCAGACGATcctgttaaatatatatattatctagAACTATAATTattattaaataaaatgttttcgtAAGTTATTTCTTCACCCACGCTTGTGTAACGATTGTTATTGCCGTTTACGTGAACCAATGGCAAACGTGCCGGAATTTATGCTGTCCAATCAACCTTCAGATGTAGTTGCTTCCATCTTGACATTTCGAGGTTGATATTTGCGTCTGAACTGAACtaaaaaaaacagactttgtACTGTCTTTGGCTAAACTGTGTTGCTGTCTGTATTTTAACACAATATTTTGCTAAAGTCTTACGAAAACCATGAACAACCTAATTCGGTCAACTGTTCGCTGTTTTCGGTTGAGTTCTTCGGTCTATCCACCGAGGCAAGTTTATGGACAAAATGTGTTGTTGCCAACATTGAAGTCTTCGGCCCGGCTCATGTGTTCGGCGCCCTTACAGAAAGATCTTGGCGATATGGTGAAAAAAGACAAGGTGGTGGTGTTTATGAAAGGGACGCCTGCCCAGCCGTTGTGTGGCTTCAGTAATGCCGTGGTTCAGATCTTGAGGATGCATGGTGTGAATGAATATGCTGCATATAACGTGTTGGATGACCAGGATCTCAGACAAGGTCAGTATAGCTAGCTACCGTTACAGCTATAA
This genomic interval carries:
- the LOC139556562 gene encoding glutaredoxin-related protein 5, mitochondrial-like yields the protein MNNLIRSTVRCFRLSSSVYPPRQVYGQNVLLPTLKSSARLMCSAPLQKDLGDMVKKDKVVVFMKGTPAQPLCGFSNAVVQILRMHGVNEYAAYNVLDDQDLRQGVKDFSNWPTIPQIFLNGEFVGGCDIFLQMHQNGDLVEELQKLGIRSALLDAEKESK